In Nicotiana tabacum cultivar K326 chromosome 19, ASM71507v2, whole genome shotgun sequence, one DNA window encodes the following:
- the LOC142173484 gene encoding uncharacterized protein LOC142173484 produces the protein MVVSSMVMPKYTDPKIIYTPKDIQTNMLSEHGVNLTYMQAWRAKEKALEFLKGHPADFYSRLPSYLYILEKTYPGSVVKLQKTEDDCFLYAFVALSSSIKGWENYKPVVVVDGTFLKPAYRGVMLTSSTMDAISNVD, from the coding sequence ATGGTAGTTAGCAGCATGGTCATGCCAAAATATACGGATCCTAAGATAATATACACACCAAAAGACATACAAACTAATATGTTGTCAGAACATGGTGTGAACTTAACATACATGCAAGcttggagagcaaaggaaaaggctttggaatttttgaaaggtCATCCTGCTGATTTCTACAGTCGGTTGCCgagttatttatatattttgGAGAAGACTTATCCGGGATCGGTAGTGAAATTGCAGAAGACTGAAGATGACTGTTTCTTGTATGCATTTGTTGCTCTTAGTTCATCCATCAAGGGTTGGGAGAATTATAAGCCAGTTGTAGTAGTTGATGGCACCTTCTTGAAACCGGCATATAGGGGAGTCATGCTAACATCTAGCACAATGGATGCAATAAGTAATGTGGATTAA